The following are encoded in a window of Megachile rotundata isolate GNS110a chromosome 2, iyMegRotu1, whole genome shotgun sequence genomic DNA:
- the pps gene encoding protein partner of snf codes for MSSSYVIEPRECGSEKKDDTLIIIVNDDGTISVDQETLQSLIMNQSDANVSVVRVGQAESDAENGDITLTVDPPPFTPTTINSGTTTTDANSFVDPFMEMDPEQLERLETALQSEEAKQILGENVTAMLDMLTVEEQQNSIRYSIKLDHCYTSRLSPSDPKPKDPLPVIDSPTSDDGSQQYIRQLSPVPGTSKTSSPVGEIENPALLKPKSTIKTGKPVGRPRKNTTPVSVSSSNNIRSSIGITSTPKSVRHPMSRNLTGAVHQTSGKQQERSNDENEEESSSSSSESSESEPPSDNDSDFGPRGPRRGGIRARGGRKGLTTRGGSMAAARRRGPNKHMDMEQVRRLDMEMAAAVNAMKSPEKDDKSGGFSLIKSKRQLKTAFGRKKEDLQRIDSPSVINEDGSVNFEKPLQTTNQVKANLINANMIKGDMILTKPGQGRSNQKVTFVQKQVLMKSNDFKNIDAKKPVMLSKGKFLSQAGTKFFATKDGKLVQIPVTAKTITSNVPVTQIKGPVSQDPSAQQPNTIQGQTSQIPQQQQQMVKVTSPTAVPKIKSYDGKKEKRKSDGLDAVTKTDIDSVKAVENKMFDGTKKHPKKESRKSPGYTVDTLGPALFSTPDIIRRVGANGDSKIQENVVTSLISTVPSSTVVSSGTAGSITQFTQSSSSSSSTSSSSSTLTSSVSSTQLGTTGSSSERVNAHSGTPAPMEKREGGDSLVQYNEIESKATIKSNVSEELQPTLESSCIEGEEHLLATLEMEANKHEEELLAEALLLQEELGVDLASHATLVEQDGGVPASETLTSNNMIIPPMITSEQNGNKSMDTTTIVMNTSNTATIIASAGTAITEAKESKKKPSKEEKEPIQIVRGGRVITLPPIEAPATRSKRLQAKTEPVQKTYESVKRMEKFSVPTIQSRTSQSIRNEIHPNMHQGDKNENEMGVEDEEDEEEEEDDNAGGGVGGGGQDDDDDNDDIDEEADEVEQEEQKQIGEEEEDEEDEEEEENSDSEDDPDRLWCICKRPHNNRFMICCDVCEDWFHGKCVHVSKAMGQQMEEKGIEWVCPNCAKKKSEEMKNKTNTQNISGKQRIQLDTIMDESITSKSPNSVGQTSSIGGETSSLIVSGCDYNSVKYSSGMQCVVCKKEARNSSIYCSDACILAHAQETLTKDKPVPGVAANPKGTRSSPFDPVSKAKAEARVIVFERKTGRVLAGADAPTRSNLRTWLKENPTFEVVGANNVGALQIGKTITTVQPQTPGRTGKPTVVSAGKGPNLPKMTYTKVPGSKQMILTAGNKKFTIISGGHPQQQQEQQQQQQQQQTQQQQQPLTQSLNTKLVQLKQVLPTQANKSPLLLKTTMPKSLGQMQVKQQGIASPKQSPTVKKQEPKQTTLQVKQQIKPSPPKKPEPEPIRLNIRKTLTELLSSRIKETEDLKLSDEEIGELAYNIELEMYKYFRDTGAKYKAKYRSLVFNIKDTKNLTLFRKIADRSLTPDAVVRLSPDEMASQELAEWREKETKHQLEMIKKNELDLMAQAKSIVVKTHKGEQIIENDGGIDHVDPKTPVQDIVTALNSADSITSTVDDIEKEMDKLNDEERLRLKEDGRKLKNFDDKRRKDKDKDKDKDKEKEKDRGREKEREKERVKEKDGSRSKGRRGRSTSRSRHKHGRDDRERSKTRDKSKERKSRDKEGKRERDRDKEKERDRDRGRERSRTRDREKSKTRDKGGKDRNKQKEKEREKERERHRGAENNSRNRGGFVHYESKDIDKREEERKRETERKDDLSGSTASLSEKPIEDRLWRHIEDETTSNTIDGNDSDVSDREPTSTVTIKTPDINEEIEREREREPSPIEREVPKGGWQTVWRGFVNMVDVAKFFITAQEVSGHAKDLMDDLPDTVDVVGRISHETVWDYISKMKKTGSKEILVIRLTAANDEEKIPYITLYSYLNSRSRLGVVGNVSKNIKDFYIMPFSSQSTIPQVLLPLNGPGFEEHRPHLLLGIIVRNKRKRLAGISCSSTVPLKLSKKDNADRSYTPPLVSASKDKSLNASILAATVASTASSTIAASSCSATMVTGTSMATGSSTGTTITATNSYQKTCGNVGTSESVKEKHLVTQTTLDNLNKAHIGMSRSTLLDTAAICKIVPELSSKIDLTCSPGKAPLDDDGDEPYSPGQMDEQEIDLELRSCTASTAATTISMSASMSIDVTSPIDNSIISSSKSSNELQRKMEELNRQIEEQKQQIQSISSSFLGESTSTLPGLGLDPPATSDECEEAYSPSDSRSFTPPPPAGISKFTQPILEKVSNITIPPNLQEILANVKRQESSKVDPYLPSKPSATFLTTVNSSIYQNSEKYSSPPPAKIPLGGSNKSNNEKSPFDITRHRESVSKEKEKEKEKEKEKEKEKEKEKERESKSTLSSLSDLDLIRKAEEELAAVAAASAVSATPEIPGTENSNSAQSDLPAIAARPTIVGASSPTVMPISTANISSLVSNPSSSSSSSSSPPPPPPPPLPPPPPSLPLPLSLPIPHPHPHPHTHPHPHPHPHPHPHPHSLSLPPREGNSYKSPFPEPFKRNIAPEQPKPPGLEDEDFPPFPSTPPNVENNVSKTIGSRSKFVPKSGIVVSVKRKISTEDASAVSSTPTKASRVKSRWGQGPSDSLD; via the exons ATGTCTAGCTCATATGTTATCGAACCACGGGAGTGTGGATCAGAAAAAAAGGACGATACATTGATTATCATCGTTAACGACGATGGTACAATATCCGTGGATCAAGAAACTTTACAAAGTTTAATCA TGAATCAGTCTGATGCAAATGTCAGTGTTGTTAGAGTAGGTCAGGCTGAATCGGACGCTGAAAATGGAGATATTACGTTGACCGTAGATCCTCCACCGTTTACACCCACCACTATAAATTCAGGAACTACAACAACCGATGCAAATAGTTTTGTTGATCCTTTCATGGAAATGGATCCAGAACAATTGGAAAGATTAGAGACAGCCTTACAAAGTGAAGAAGCAAAACAAATTCTTGGAGAAAATGTTACCGCTATGCTTG aCATGTTAACAGTAGAAGAGCAACAAAATTCTATAAGGTATAGCATTAAATTGGATCACTGTTACACGAGTAGATTATCACCTTCTGATCCAAAGCCAAAGGACCCACTGCCTGTTATCGATTCACCTACCTCCGATGATGGTTCACAACAATACATACGTCAACTATCACCTGTTCCTGGAACGTCTAAAACATCATCGCCTGTCGGTGAAATTGAAAATCCGGCTTTATTGAAGCCGAAAAGTACCATAAAAACT GGTAAACCTGTAGGTCGCCCACGGAAGAATACTACACCGGTTTCTGTATCTTcatctaataatataagatcgTCTATCGGCATAACGAGTACACCTAAATCTGTTAGACATCCGATGTCGAGAAATTTAACAGGTGCAGTTCATCAGACTAGCGGAAAAC AACAAGAAAGATCTAATGACGAGAACGAAGAAGAgtcatcgtcgtcgtcctcCGAGTCATCCGAATCGGAACCACCATCCGATAATGATTCAGATTTTGGTCCACGAGGTCCTAGAAGAGGTGGTATACGTGCTAGAGGTGGTAGGAAAGGTCTTACTACTAGGGGAGGAAGCATGGCAGCTGCTCGTAGAAGAGGTCCCAACAAACATATGGACATGGAGCAAGTTCGTCGGTTAGATATGGAAATGGCTGCTGCTGTTAATGCTATGAAAAGTCCGGAAAAAGATGACAAGTCAG GAGGATTTAGTCTCATTAAAAGTAAAAGACAACTTAAAACAGCTTTCGGACGTAAGAAAGAAGATTTACAACGCATTGATTCGCCTTCTGTAATAAACGAGGATGGTTCTGTCAATTTCGAAAAACCGTTACAAACAACGAATCAGGTTAAAGCAAATTTGATCAACGCCAATATGATTAAAGGTGATATGATTCTGACGAAACCTGGTCAAGGAAGGAGTAATCAAAAAGTTACTTTTGTTCAAAAGCAAGTTCTTATGAAGTCGAATGACTTCAAAAATATTGACGCGAAAAAACCAGTAATGCTTTCTAAGGGAAAATTTTTGAGTCAAGCTGGAACCAAATTCTTTGCAACCAAAGATGGCAAATTAGTTCAAATTCCTGTTACTGCTAAAACCATAACGTCGAACGTACCAGTCACGCAGATAAAAGGACCCGTATCGCAAGATCCTTCGGCACAACAGCCGAACACCATACAGGGTCAAACATCACAAATAccacaacaacagcaacagatGGTAAAGGTGACATCACCCACTGCAGtaccaaaaataaaatcttatgacggaaagaaagagaaaaggaaATCGGACGGATTAGATGCTGTTACCAAAACGGATATTGATTCTGTAAAAGCAGTAGAAAACAAAATGTTTGATG GCACGAAGAAACATCCAAAGAAAGAAAGTCGTAAGTCACCGGGATACACGGTTGATACTTTAGGTCCGGCACTTTTCTCCACTCCGGATATTATTCGGCGTGTCGGTGCGAACGGTGACTCAAAAATTCAAGAGAATGTGGTAACGTCTTTGATTTCTACTGTGCCGTCTTCTACAGTCGTTTCTTCAGGAACTGCGGGTTCTATCACTCAATTTACACAATcgtcttcgtcgtcgtcgtcaacGTCATCGTCATCGTCGACATTGACTTCGTCAGTGTCATCAACTCAATTAG GTACAACTGGTTCATCTTCTGAACGAGTCAACGCGCATTCAGGAACTCCTGCACCAATGGAAAAGCGAGAAGGCGGTGACTCCTTGGTGCAATACAATGAGATCGAATCTAAAGCAACAATAAAATCCAACGTATCGGAAGAGTTGCAACCAACTTTGGAGTCCA GCTGCATAGAAGGCGAGGAACATTTATTAGCTACATTAGAAATGGAAGCTAATAAACACGAAGAAGAATTACTCGCAGAAGCATTGTTGCTACAAGAAGAACTTGGAGTTGACTTGGCTAGTCAT GCTACGCTTGTTGAACAAGATGGAGGTGTACCAGCAAGTGAAACATTGACTtcgaataatatgattattcCGCCTATGATTACATCCGAGCAAAACGGGAATAAATCGATGGATACTACTACGATCGTAATGAATACGTCGAATACAGCGACGATTATTGCTTCGGCTGGAACTGCTATAACCGAAGCTAAAGAATCAAAAAAGAAACCTTCAAAGGAGGAAAAGGAACCTATCCAGATCGTTCGCGGTGGACGCGTAATTACGTTACCTCCTATTGAAGCACCGGCAACCAGAAGTAAACGGTTACAAGCAAAAACTGAACCCGTTCAGAAAACTTATGAATCCGTCAAACGAATGGAAAAATTCAG TGTCCCAACTATTCAATCCAGAACGTCGCAATCTATAAGAAATGAAATTCACCCGAACATGCATCAAggtgataaaaatgaaaacgaAATGGGAGTAGAGGatgaagaagatgaagaagaagaagaggacgaTAATGCTGGTGGTGGCGTCGGCGGCGGTGGTCAGGATGACGACGATGACAATGATGATATAGATGAAGAAGCGGACGAGGTAGAGCAAGAGGAACAAAAGCAAATcggtgaagaagaagaagacgaggaggatgaggaggaagaagagaatTCAGATTCAGAAGACGATCCCGATAGACTATGGTGTATATGCAAGCGACCTCATAATAACCGTTTCATGATTTGTTGTGACGTGTGTGAGGATTGGTTTCATGGAAAATGCGTGCACGTCAGTAAAGCTATGG GACAACAAATGGAGGAAAAGGGGATAGAATGGGTTTGTCCAAATTGTGCAAAAAAGAAGAGCGAAGAGATGAAAAACAAAACGAATACTCAGAATATAAGTGGAAAGCAGCGAATTCAATTGGATACTATAATGGACGAATCGATTACCTCAAAAAGTCCAAACTCTGTCGGTCAGACATCATCCATTGGTGGAGAAACATCGTCTTTGATCGTTTCCGGTTGCGATTACAATAGTGTTAAATATTCTAGTGGTATGCAATGCGTAGTTTGTAAAAAAGAAGCAAGAAATTCTAGCATTTATTGTTCGGACGCGTGCATACTCGCGCATGCTCAAGAAACTTTGACCAAAGATAAACCAGTACCGGGAGTTGCGGCAAATCCGAAAGGAACAAGATCGTCGCCGTTTGATCCTGTTTCAAAGGCGAAAGCCGAGGCTAGAGTGATAGTTTTTGAAAGAAAAACTGGCAGAGTATTGGCCG gAGCCGATGCCCCGACAAGATCAAATTTGCGTACATGGTTAAAAGAAAATCCTACGTTCGAAGTGGTCGGAGCGAATAATGTTGGTGCACTACAAATTGGAAAAACGATCACGACTGTTCAACCTCAAACACCTGGCAGAACA GGAAAACCAACCGTGGTATCAGCTGGAAAAGGACCAAACCTTCCAAAAATGACATACACGAAAGTGCCTGGCTCAAAGCAAATGATATTAACAGCTGGGAACAAAAAATTCACGATTATTTCCGGGGGTCATCCACAACAGCAACAagagcagcaacagcagcagcaacaacaacaaacacaacaacaacagcaaccatTAACGCAGTCATTGAATACAAAGTTGGTGCAGTTGAAGCAAGTGTTACCAACTCAAGCGAACAAAAGTCCCCTGTTATTGAAAACTACGATGCCGAAATCGCTTGGTCAGATGCAAGTCAAACAACAGGGCATAGCCTCGCCGAAACAATCGCCAACAGTTAAGAAACAAGAACCGAAACAGACAACTTTGCAGGTGAAACAACAGATAAAACCAAGCCCACCAAAAAAACCTGAACCTGAACCTATCAGGTTAAACATAAGGAAAACTTTAACAGAGTTGTTATCTAGCCGTATAAAGGAAACGGAAGATTTGAAGCTTTCCGACGAGGAAATCGGTGAGTTAGCCTACAATATCGAGCTAgagatgtataaatattttcgagATACCGGAGCAAAGTACAAGGCCAAGTACAGAAGTCTcgtatttaatataaaagacACGAAGAATTTGACATTGTTCAGAAAAATTGCCGATAGATCGTTAACTCCGGATGCGGTGGTGAGACTGAGCCCCGATGAAATGGCGAGTCAAGAATTGGCCGAATGGCGAGAAAAAGAGACTAAACATCAGTTAGAGATGATCAAGAAAAATGAGTTGGATTTGATGGCACAAGCTAAATCCATCGTGGTCAAAACGCACAAAGGTGAACAAATAATCGAGAACGACGGTGGAATCGATCACGTTGATCCAAAAACTCCCGTGCAAGACATCGTGACTGCGTTGAACAGCGCCGACAGTATAACTTCGACAGTGGACGACATCGAAAAAGAAATGGACAAACTGAACGACGAAGAAAGGTTGCGGTTAAAGGAAGATGGAAGAAAGCTGAAAAATTTCGACGATAAAAGAAGGAAAGACAAAGATAAGGATAAGGATAAAGAtaaggagaaagagaaagacagaggtagagagaaagagagagaaaaagaaagggTAAAGGAGAAAGACGGCAGTCGTTCGAAAGGTAGACGCGGTAGGAGTACTAGCAGGAGTAGACACAAACATGGTAGAGACGACAGGGAACGAAGTAAAACCAGAGATAAAAGTAAAGAAAGAAAGTCACGGGACAAGGAAGGCAAGCGCGAAAGAGATCGTGACAAGGAGAAGGAACGAGAtcgagacagaggccgagaacGATCGAGGACCAGAGATCGGGAAAAGTCGAAGACGCGCGATAAAGGTGGGAAGGACAGAAATAAACaaaaggagaaagaaagagaaaaggaaAGGGAACGGCACAGAGGCGCCGAAAACAATTCGCGAAATCGTGGTGGATTCGTCCATTATGAATCAAAGGACATCGATAAAAGAGAGGAGGAAAGGAAGAGAGAAACGGAAAGGAAAGACGACTTATCGGGTAGTACGGCATCTCTGTCGGAAAAACCGATCGAGGATCGACTGTGGCGTCACATCGAGGACGAAACGACCAGCAACACCATAGATGGGAACGATTCGGACGTGTCTGACCGAGAACCAACTTCGACGGTTACGATCAAGACACCGGACATCAATGAAGAgatcgagagagaaagagaacgagAACCGAGTCCGATCGAAAGAGAAGTTCCCAAGGGAGGATGGCAAACAGTTTGGAGAGGGTTCGTTAATATGGTAGACGTTGCAAAATTCTTCATCACCGCGCAAGAAGTGAGCGGCCACGCGAAAGATCTAATGGACGATTTACCGGATACCGTCGACGTAGTCGGCCGAATAAGTCACGAAACCGTTTGGGATTATATCTCGAAGATGAAGAAAACCGGTTCGAAAGAAATTCTAGTGATTCGACTTACGGCGGCAAACGACGAGGAGAAGATTCCCTACATAACTTTGTACAGTTATCTGAATAGCAGAAGTCGACTCGGAGTCGTTGGAAACGTTTCGAAAAATATCAAAGATTTCTACATAATGCCTTTCTCGAGTCAAAGCACGATACCACAGGTTCTGTTACCGTTGAACGGTCCTGGTTTCGAAGAGCACAGACCTCATCTTCTTCTAGGTATCATCGTACGAAACAAGAGGAAACGTTTGGCAGGTATCTCGTGTTCGTCGACGGTACCGTTGAAGTTGTCGAAAAAGGATAACGCCGATCGGAGTTACACGCCACCGTTGGTCAGTGCTTCGAAGGACAAGTCTCTCAACGCGTCGATACTCGCGGCCACCGTCGCGTCGACAGCATCCTCGACGATCGCGGCTTCCTCTTGTTCGGCGACGATGGTAACGGGTACGAGTATGGCTACAGGTTCGAGTACGGGTACCACGATTACAGCAACGAATTCGTATCAGAAAACGTGCGGAAACGTTGGTACGAGCGAGTCCGTGAAAGAGAAACACCTCGTCACGCAAACCACTCTCGACAACTTGAACAAGGCGCACATAGGAATGTCGAGGAGCACGTTACTCGATACCGCGGCTATATGTAAAATCGTTCCAGAATTATCGTCCAAGATCGATCTTACGTGTTCGCCTGGTAAAGCGCCTCTCGACGACGACGGTGACGAACCTTATAGTCCTGGTCAAATGGACGAACAAGAGATAGATCTCGAGTTACGGTCTTGTACGGCATCCACGGCAGCCACCACGATATCGATGTCGGCCTCTATGAGTATCGATGTGACGTCGCCGATCGATAACAGTATTATTTCGTCGAGTAAAAGTTCCAACGAACTCCAACGGAAAATGGAGGAATTAAATAGACAGATCGAAGAACAGAAGCAACAAATACAAAGCATTAGTTCGTCGTTTCTCGGTGAATCAACGTCTACTTTGCCG GGCTTAGGGCTGGACCCACCGGCTACCAGTGACGAATGCGAGGAAGCGTACAGTCCATCGGACAGCAGATCGTTCACGCCACCACCGCCTGcgggtatttcaaaatttactcaGCCGATTCTCGAAAAAGTATCGAATATAACGATACCAccaaatttgcaagaaatttTGGCGAACGTGAAACGGCAGGAGAGTTCGAAAGTGGATCCATACTTACCGTCTAAGCCCAGTGCCACGTTTTTAACGACAGTTAATTCGTCGATTTATCAAAATTCCGAGAAATATTCTTCACCGCCACCGGCGAAAATTCCGCTCGGTGGATCAAACAAATCGAATAACGAAAAGTCTCCGTTCGACATAACTCGTCATAGGGAATCCGTTTCGAAGGAGAAggagaaggagaaagaaaaggagaaagaaaaggagaaggaaaaggaaaaagaaaaggaaagggaAAGCAAGAGCACGCTTAGTTCGTTGAGCGATTTGGATCTGATCAGAAAAGCGGAAGAAGAATTGGCGGCCGTAGCTGCTGCATCAGCGGTTTCTGCAACCCCTGAAATTCCCGGGACCGAGAATAGTAACTCCGCTCAATCTGATTTACCCGCGATCGCGGCTCGTCCAACGATCGTGGGAGCCTCATCTCCAACGGTGATGCCGATATCTACCGCGAATATTTCATCCTTGGTTTCGAAtccctcttcttcttcgtcgtcttcttcttcgcctcctcctccacctcctccACCTTTACCTCCTCCACCACcttctcttcctcttcctctttccCTACCGATTCCTCATCCACATCCTCATCCCCATACTCATCCACATCCTCATCCACATCCCCATCCTCATCCGCACCCTCATTCCCTTTCTTTACCTCCGCGCGAAGGGAATTCGTACAAGAGTCCCTTTCCGGAACCTTTCAAGAGAAACATAGCTCCCGAACAACCGAAACCGCCTGGTCTCGAAGACGAAGACTTTCCACCGTTTCCATCCACGCCACCCAACGTGGAAAACAACGTATCCAAGACAATTGGATCTCGTTCGAAGTTTGTTCCAAAGAGTGGAATCGTGGTCAGCGTTAAACGAAAGATTAGCACCGAAGATGCTAGCGCCGTCTCTTCGACTCCGACTAAAGCCTCGAGAGTAAAGTCGCGATGGGGTCAAGGTCCTTCGGACTCGCTCGATTAG
- the LOC100874640 gene encoding activator of basal transcription 1, with product MEVEKTETDMMNISDENTTEIKRQKRGIVYLSSIPEYMSIAKIRELFSVYGEVGRMYLQLAQNELDKNGKPKKQKKIRNKQFTEGWVEFKSKRVAKYVAATLNNTQVSNKKKSKFYDVTWNIKYLPRFKWIHLSERLAYEKAVRKQRLRTEIAQVKREVNFFSHNVDRSIKLQKKQELSGSSTFVPPVIKQRDTDAEIRSKKESENTVDRTDFLKSLFA from the exons atggagGTTGAAAAGACAGAAACTGATATGATGAACATATCAGACGAAAATACGACGGAAATAAAACGACAAAAGAGAGGAATCGTGTATTTGTCCAGTATACCTGAATATATGAGTATCGCGAAAATTCGTGAACTATTTTCAGTGTACGGAGAAGTTGGAAGAATGTATTTACAATTAGCACAGAATG AATTAGACAAGAATGGTAAAccaaaaaaacaaaagaaaattcgCAACAAACAATTTACTGAAGGTTGGGttgaatttaaaagtaaaaGGGTAGCAAAATATGTAGCAGCTACATTAAACAATACTCAAGTATCGAACAagaaaaaaagtaaattttacGATGTTACAtggaatataaaatatcttcCAAG gtTCAAATGGATTCATTTAAGCGAACGTTTAGCTTACGAGAAAGCAGTGCGTAAACAAAGACTTAGAACCGAAATTGCTCAAGTGAAGAGAGAAGTTAACTTCTTTTCTCATAACGTCGATAGGAGTATCAAGCTACAAAAGAAACAAGAACTAAGTGGCAGTAGTACATTTGTACCACCGGTTATAAAGCAAAGAGACACAGATGCAGAGATTAGAAGCAAGAAGGAAAGTGAAAATACAGTGGATAGGACAGATTTCTTAAAGTCATTATTTGCATAG